A part of Rhodamnia argentea isolate NSW1041297 chromosome 8, ASM2092103v1, whole genome shotgun sequence genomic DNA contains:
- the LOC115735414 gene encoding UPF0481 protein At3g47200-like produces MNQDSNCSMVAVELDWPRYMEQRFRERPRLLRQTASNGLCCIFRVPRSVFVGDPKAYEPQIVSIGPYHRGKEQVEMLEQHKPRLFAALLDRTRGHGAPAEAYFRTMASVETKIRECYSEDLDCGSWSLIEMMILDACFVVEMFRVTASLVPADPADPLFSMPWVYSFLTLDLLLIENQIPFFVLETVFELSMAPTEAHYSLNKLALEFFNYRLRRPQHELERHYHVPNVTHLLDLFRLSLVGHLELEDPGDVNEEFLQLIPSAKQLLLAGIKLKPRKSDRFIDVRFERGVLQIPPLTLDVFTRSLFLNCIAYEQCSCYCSKHITTYAVLMSCVVSTAADAALLSEHNIIVNFSGSDEYVARYFNNLTCGVSFDISISYLAGLFGEVTRYHQNKWHVQWSGIKREYFGSPWSFISAVAAFILLALTVVQAFYAVYAYYRPSK; encoded by the coding sequence ATGAATCAAGACAGCAACTGCAGCATGGTCGCGGTGGAGCTGGACTGGCCTCGTTACATGGAGCAGCGGTTCAGGGAAAGGCCGAGGCTTTTGAGACAGACGGCGAGCAACGGGTTGTGCTGCATCTTCAGGGTCCCGAGAAGCGTGTTCGTGGGCGACCCCAAGGCGTACGAACCCCAGATTGTGTCCATCGGCCCGTACCATCGGGGGAAGGAGCAGGTGGAGATGCTGGAGCAGCACAAACCCCGATTGTTCGCTGCCCTGCTTGATCGAACCCGTGGGCACGGCGCACCGGCGGAAGCTTATTTCCGAACCATGGCATCAGTGGAGACAAAAATAAGGGAGTGCTACTCGGAGGATCTGGATTGCGGAAGCTGGAGTTTGATCGAAATGATGATTCTCGACGCGTGTTTCGTGGTCGAGATGTTCCGGGTCACAGCATCCCTAGTTCCTGCAGATCCCGCCGATCCCTTGTTCTCCATGCCCTGGGTTTACTCCTTCCTTACGCTGGATCTCCTCCTGATAGAGAACCAGATCCCCTTCTTCGTCCTCGAGACCGTCTTTGAATTGTCCATGGCTCCCACAGAAGCCCACTACTCCCTCAATAAGCTTGCCTTGGAGTTCTTCAACTACAGGCTCCGTAGGCCGCAGCATGAACTGGAGCGGCACTATCACGTCCCTAACGTCACTCACTTGCTCGACTTGTTCCGACTCAGTCTGGTCGGCCATCTAGAGCTGGAGGATCCTGGAGATGTCAACGAGGAGTTCCTGCAGTTGATCCCCTCGGCCAAGCAGCTACTCCTCGCGGGGATCAAATTGAAGCCGAGAAAGAGCGACCGCTTCATCGATGTCCGGTTCGAGCGGGGAGTGCTTCAAATCCCTCCTCTCACTCTAGATGTTTTCACCAGATCCCTCTTTCTCAACTGCATTGCCTACGAGCAGTGTTCCTGCTACTGCTCTAAGCACATCACCACTTACGCTGTCCTCATGAGCTGCGTCGTCTCCACGGCAGCCGACGCGGCGCTGCTGTCCGAGCACAACATCATCGTCAACTTCTCGGGCTCCGACGAGTACGTGGCGAGGTACTTCAATAACCTCACTTGTGGCGTCAGCTTCGACATCAGCATCAGCTATTTGGCCGGGTTGTTCGGGGAAGTGACCCGATATCACCAAAACAAATGGCACGTTCAGTGGTCGGGAATCAAGCGCGAGTACTTCGGTAGCCCCTGGTCCTTCATTTCAGCTGTGGCGGCTTTCATCCTCTTAGCCCTTACTGTCGTGCAGGCCTTCTACGCTGTTTACGCTTATTACCGCCCCTCAAAGTAA